Proteins co-encoded in one Camelus bactrianus isolate YW-2024 breed Bactrian camel chromosome 6, ASM4877302v1, whole genome shotgun sequence genomic window:
- the LOC105079953 gene encoding ras-related protein Rap-2a, with translation MAGLGPRPAKGYRVVLLGSVAVGKTALATQFACGSFPEQCEPSVEELFSKVIEVNAAPALLEIVDTVGAEHLVTLKDLYIKNSDGFVVLYSVCSEASFEAVRPLRERMGRLRGPKAVPLVLVGTKADLDAQRQVLTAQGRALAREWRCPFLEVTAKSKLMVDQVFTQVVREMEALAPPEEEVPAIPTNAQDTWPSERFIG, from the coding sequence ATGGCCGGCCTGGGGCCGCGGCCCGCCAAGGGCTACCGGGTGGTGCTGCTCGGCAGCGTGGCGGTGGGCAAGACGGCGCTCGCCACGCAGTTCGCCTGCGGCAGCTTCCCCGAGCAGTGCGAGCCGTCGGTGGAGGAGCTCTTCAGCAAGGTGATCGAGGTGAACGCGGCGCCCGCCCTGCTGGAGATCGTGGACACGGTGGGCGCCGAGCACCTGGTCACCCTCAAGGACCTGTACATCAAGAACAGCGACGGCTTCGTGGTGCTCTACAGCGTGTGCAGCGAGGCCTCCTTCGAGGCGGTGCGGCCGCTGCGGGAGCGCATGGGCCGGCTGCGGGGGCCCAAGGCCGTGCCGCTGGTGCTGGTGGGCACCAAGGCCGACCTGGACGCCCAGCGCCAGGTGCTGACGGCGCAGGGCCGTGCGCTGGCCCGCGAGTGGCGGTGCCCGTTCCTGGAGGTCACGGCCAAGAGCAAACTGATGGTGGACCAGGTGTTTACGCAGGTGGTGCGCGAGATGGAGGCCCTGGCGCCGCCCGAGGAGGAGGTCCCGGCAATCCCCACGAACGCCCAGGATACGTGGCCATCGGAAAGATTCATCGGCTGA
- the LOC105079954 gene encoding uncharacterized protein LOC105079954 isoform X3, translated as MQFLKKGSRSEEEHHAPAVCQEERSKDISQLVQEGRFLEACETISRSAVEKQDCGSQYQAVAQGMWQVVQEALSGSERSRQLQPKLQSVMAAVNWAENFEGPKPSTLQGGGLAAWDSQLQSLLRKDAEARLPGPVSGAELSGYLEELGKAVEHVLGPQLEGRLGVCFLALYRVCFQEVLCSHLSVLLSSSGEDRKNYYKLYTWGRATLFGHREMRQKAPPASKEPTAARRLLDPVMFVTWMFQVQEKLLELIQKELKDKLERVLIYDRRSQAESSYKTFLEIFQLLNETIVVGRDIGPPISSRVRIMVVGTFLEFLNRYQEEGAPSFIQLHASAGTFPQLHVLENCCILRKTWEALVQEGPVQGIINSIEVWSQDDLLSRVRALFQSLLEHHFSTRNDDLVQALQSLQQALKGCSNMHSTPTYKVLVKSLYMVVLGEYVHALVTYLKTLEPGVWADREGQVKKEVLELDTIFGEREQDVGDRMPCWETIKDIFQLRQNRGRESLHEWLASFRDKFPGYVREDQPRSSSDSDKRSCCCLQLWTSAWCRACCPKWRWS; from the exons ACATCTCACAGTTGGTCCAAGAGGGCCGGTTCCTGGAAGCCTGTGAGACCATATCACGGTCGGCAGTGGAAAAGCAGGACTGTGGCTCCCAGTACCAGGCCGTGGCCCAGGGCATGTGGCAGGTCGTCCAGGAGGCCCTGTCAGGCAGCGAGAGGAGCCGGCAGCTGCAGCCAAAGCTCCAGTCGGTGATGGCAGCTGTGAACTGGGCCGAGAACTTCGAGGGACCAAAGCCCAGCACCCTCCAGGGGGGTGGCCTGGCGGCCTGGGACAGTCAGCTGCAGAGCCTGCTGAGGAAGGACGCCGAGGCCCGGCTGCCCGGCCCTGTCTCCGGGGCCGAGCTGAGCGGGtacctggaggagctgggcaaGGCTGTGGAACATGTCCTGGGGCCCCAGCTGGAGGGCCGGCTGGGGGTCTGCTTCTTGGCCCTCTACAGAGTGTGCTTCCAGGAGGTCCTCTGCAGCCACCTCTCTGTGCTCCTGTCCTCCAGTGGTGAAGACCGGAAAAACTATTACAAGCTGTACACCTGGGGCAGGGCCACCTTGTTTGGGCA CAGGGAGATGCGTCAGAAGGCACCTCCCGCCTCCAAGGAGCCCACAGCTGCCAGGAGACTCTTGGACCCAGTGATGTTTGTTACCTGGATGTTCCAGGTGCAGGAGAAGCTGCTGGAGCTGATCCAG AAAGAGTTGAAAGACAAACTAGAACGAGTCCTGATCTATGATCGGAGAAGTCAGGCCGAGTCTTCCTACAAAACGTTCCTCGAAATCTTCCAG CTGTTGAACGAAACCATAGTTGTGGGCCGGGACATCGGACCACCCATCAGCAGCCGGGTTCGAATCATGGTTGTGGGAACATTTTTGGAGTTTCTGAACCG ATACCAGGAGGAGGGTGCTCCGAGCTTCATCCAGCTGCATGCCAGTGCCGGGACCTTCCCCCAGCTGCACGTGCTGGAAAACTGCTGCATTCTCAG GAAAACATGGGAGGCTCTGGTCCAGGAAGGCCCGGTGCAAGGCATCATCAACAGCATTGAGGTCTGGAGCCAGGATGACCTGCTGTCCAGGGTCAGAGCCCTGTTCCAG AGTCTGCTGGAGCATCACTTTTCGACGAGGAATGATGATCTGGTCCAAGCTCTGCAGTCCCTGCAGCAGGCCCTGAAGGGCTGCTCCAACATGCACAGCACTCCCACATACAAG GTCCTTGTGAAAAGTCTGTACATGGTGGTTTTGGGGGAGTATGTCCATGCCCTGGTCACCTATCTCAAGACGCTGGAGCCTGGGGTGTGGGCGGACCGCGAGGGTCAGGTGAAGAAGGAAGTCTTGGAGCTGGACACAATTTTCGGGGAGCGGGAG CAGGACGTGGGTGACAGAATGCCCTGCTGGGAGACCATCAAGGACATCTTCCAGCTCAGACAGAACAGGGGCAGAGAGTCTCTGCATGAATGGCTGGCCTCCTTCAGAGACAAGTTCCCGGGTTATGTGAG AGAGGACCAGCCACGTAGTTCCAGCGACTCGGACAAGAGAAGCTGTTGCTGTCTCCAGCTTTGGACAAG TGCCTGGTGCCGTGCTTGCTGCCCCAAATGGAGGTGGAGCTGA
- the LOC105079954 gene encoding uncharacterized protein LOC105079954 isoform X4: MWQVVQEALSGSERSRQLQPKLQSVMAAVNWAENFEGPKPSTLQGGGLAAWDSQLQSLLRKDAEARLPGPVSGAELSGYLEELGKAVEHVLGPQLEGRLGVCFLALYRVCFQEVLCSHLSVLLSSSGEDRKNYYKLYTWGRATLFGHREMRQKAPPASKEPTAARRLLDPVMFVTWMFQVQEKLLELIQKELKDKLERVLIYDRRSQAESSYKTFLEIFQLLNETIVVGRDIGPPISSRVRIMVVGTFLEFLNRYQEEGAPSFIQLHASAGTFPQLHVLENCCILRKTWEALVQEGPVQGIINSIEVWSQDDLLSRVRALFQSLLEHHFSTRNDDLVQALQSLQQALKGCSNMHSTPTYKVLVKSLYMVVLGEYVHALVTYLKTLEPGVWADREGQVKKEVLELDTIFGEREQDVGDRMPCWETIKDIFQLRQNRGRESLHEWLASFRDKFPGYVREDQPRSSSDSDKRSCCCLQLWTSAWCRACCPKWRWS; this comes from the exons ATGTGGCAGGTCGTCCAGGAGGCCCTGTCAGGCAGCGAGAGGAGCCGGCAGCTGCAGCCAAAGCTCCAGTCGGTGATGGCAGCTGTGAACTGGGCCGAGAACTTCGAGGGACCAAAGCCCAGCACCCTCCAGGGGGGTGGCCTGGCGGCCTGGGACAGTCAGCTGCAGAGCCTGCTGAGGAAGGACGCCGAGGCCCGGCTGCCCGGCCCTGTCTCCGGGGCCGAGCTGAGCGGGtacctggaggagctgggcaaGGCTGTGGAACATGTCCTGGGGCCCCAGCTGGAGGGCCGGCTGGGGGTCTGCTTCTTGGCCCTCTACAGAGTGTGCTTCCAGGAGGTCCTCTGCAGCCACCTCTCTGTGCTCCTGTCCTCCAGTGGTGAAGACCGGAAAAACTATTACAAGCTGTACACCTGGGGCAGGGCCACCTTGTTTGGGCA CAGGGAGATGCGTCAGAAGGCACCTCCCGCCTCCAAGGAGCCCACAGCTGCCAGGAGACTCTTGGACCCAGTGATGTTTGTTACCTGGATGTTCCAGGTGCAGGAGAAGCTGCTGGAGCTGATCCAG AAAGAGTTGAAAGACAAACTAGAACGAGTCCTGATCTATGATCGGAGAAGTCAGGCCGAGTCTTCCTACAAAACGTTCCTCGAAATCTTCCAG CTGTTGAACGAAACCATAGTTGTGGGCCGGGACATCGGACCACCCATCAGCAGCCGGGTTCGAATCATGGTTGTGGGAACATTTTTGGAGTTTCTGAACCG ATACCAGGAGGAGGGTGCTCCGAGCTTCATCCAGCTGCATGCCAGTGCCGGGACCTTCCCCCAGCTGCACGTGCTGGAAAACTGCTGCATTCTCAG GAAAACATGGGAGGCTCTGGTCCAGGAAGGCCCGGTGCAAGGCATCATCAACAGCATTGAGGTCTGGAGCCAGGATGACCTGCTGTCCAGGGTCAGAGCCCTGTTCCAG AGTCTGCTGGAGCATCACTTTTCGACGAGGAATGATGATCTGGTCCAAGCTCTGCAGTCCCTGCAGCAGGCCCTGAAGGGCTGCTCCAACATGCACAGCACTCCCACATACAAG GTCCTTGTGAAAAGTCTGTACATGGTGGTTTTGGGGGAGTATGTCCATGCCCTGGTCACCTATCTCAAGACGCTGGAGCCTGGGGTGTGGGCGGACCGCGAGGGTCAGGTGAAGAAGGAAGTCTTGGAGCTGGACACAATTTTCGGGGAGCGGGAG CAGGACGTGGGTGACAGAATGCCCTGCTGGGAGACCATCAAGGACATCTTCCAGCTCAGACAGAACAGGGGCAGAGAGTCTCTGCATGAATGGCTGGCCTCCTTCAGAGACAAGTTCCCGGGTTATGTGAG AGAGGACCAGCCACGTAGTTCCAGCGACTCGGACAAGAGAAGCTGTTGCTGTCTCCAGCTTTGGACAAG TGCCTGGTGCCGTGCTTGCTGCCCCAAATGGAGGTGGAGCTGA